A single genomic interval of Juglans regia cultivar Chandler chromosome 1, Walnut 2.0, whole genome shotgun sequence harbors:
- the LOC108984041 gene encoding kelch repeat-containing protein At3g27220-like translates to MARFNRIKHHSSTAKLVFLTSCAGLLGVALVVHFLWASSSFYVASFYSSVAPIWVLEKSGVLVVTDVTTTKIADKRENAKEKKEGTPERFLSATYADLPAPEFQWEEMPPAPVPRLDGAAIQIKNILYVFAGYGSLDYVHSHVDIYNFTSNTWVGRFDMPKEMGHSHLGVASDGRYIYVVSGQYGPQCRGPTARTFVLDTETKKWRSMPPLPAPRYAPASQLWRGRLHVMGGSKENRHTPGLEHWSIAVKDGKALEKQWRTEIPIPRGGPHRACVVVNDRLFVIGGQEGDFMAKPGSPIFKCSCRHEVVYADVYMLDDEKKWKVLPPMPKPNSHIECSWVIANNSIIITGGTTEKHPVSKRMVLVGEVFQFHLDSLTWSVIGKLPFRIKTTLAGFWDGWLYFTSGQRDSGPDNPRPKKVIGEMWRTKLSL, encoded by the exons ATGGCCAGGTTTAATCGCATTAAACACCATTCTTCCACCGCAAAACTAGTGTTTCTGACATCGTGCGCAGGCCTCCTTGGAGTGGCTCTCGTTGTGCATTTTCTTTGGGCTTCGTCATCCTTTTATGTTGCTTCTTTTTATTCGTCCGTTGCACCGATCTGGGTGCTCGAGAAATCTGGGGTTTTAGTTGTAACGGATGTCACCACCACCAAGATAGCTGACAAG AGAGAGAATgccaaagagaaaaaagaaggcaCTCCTGAGAGGTTCTTATCCGCAACTTATGCTGATTTACCTGCGCCTGAATTTCAATGGGAGGAGATGCCACCGGCACCGGTACCTCGTCTTGATGGAGCAGCGATacagattaaaaatattttatatgtgtttgcGGGATACGGTTCTCTTGACTAT GTGCACTCTCATGTGGACATATACAATTTTACAAGTAATACATGGGTAGGGAGGTTTGATATGCCGAAAGAGATGGGGCATTCACATTTAGGAGTGGCAAGTGATGGAAGATACATATATGTGGTCTCTGGACAGTATGGCCCCCAATGCAGAGGGCCCACAGCTCGTACATTTGTTCTGGACACTGAGACAAAGAAATGGAGGAGCATGCCACCATTACCAGCCCCTCG GTATGCTCCCGCAAGTCAGTTATGGAGAGGCAGACTCCATGTGATGGGCGGCAGCAAGGAGAATCGCCACACACCTGGGTTGGAGCACTGGAGTATTGCAGTAAAGGATGGCAAAGCATTGGAGAAACAATGGAGGACTGAAATACCCATTCCCCGTGGGGGACCGCATAG GGCTTGTGTTGTGGTCAATGATCGGCTTTTTGTTATTGGTGGTCAAGAGGGTGATTTTATGGCCAAACCAGGCTCACCTATTTTCAAGTGCTCGTGCAGGCACGAG GTAGTGTATGCTGATGTTTATATGCTGGATGatgaaaagaaatggaaagtGTTGCCACCAATGCCAAAACCCAACTCCCATATAGAGTGTTCTTGGGTAATTGCCAACAATTCAATCATCATTACTGGAGGTACAACAGAGAAGCATCCGGTGAGCAAAAGGATGGTCCTGGTTGGGGAGGTGTTCCAGTTTCATTTAGACTCACTG ACATGGTCGGTGATTGGAAAGCTTCCTTTCCGTATAAAAACCACATTAGCTGGTTTTTGGGATGGATGGTTGTATTTTACATCTGGACAGAGGGACTCGGGACCGGATAATCCACGGCCGAAGAAGGTCATTGGTGAAATGTGGAGAACTAAATTAAGTTTGTGA
- the LOC108984040 gene encoding ribulose-1,5 bisphosphate carboxylase/oxygenase large subunit N-methyltransferase, chloroplastic: MEVCHIHGKGFLSPIRSSSSSSSSSSSHRPLSVLSRVSISARSNPRLVSSFRSVRRRNLCSACRFDTLVAGKDEKPKHGEVVSKKEEEFGDLKSWMHKNGLPPCKVVLKERPSHNEKHRPIHYVAASEDLQVGDVAFSVPNSLVVTLERVLGNETIAELLTTNKLSELACLALYLMYEKKQGKKSFWFPYIRELDRQRGRGQLAVESPLLWSEAELAYLTGSPTRGEVLERAEGIKREYNELDTVWFMAGSLFQQYPYDIPTEAFTFEIFKQAFVAVQSCVVHLQKVSLARRFALVPLGPPLLGYRSNCKAMLTAVDGAVELVVDRPYKAGESIVVWCGPQPNSKLLLNYGFVDEDNRYDRLVIEAALNTEDPQYQAKRMVAQRNGKLSVQVFHVYMGKEKEAVSDMLPYLRLGYVSDPSEMQSVISSQGPICPMSPCMERAVLDQLVDYFITRLAAYPTSLDEDEFLLADSNLNPKKRVATQLVKLEKKMLNACQQAAVDLIDQLPDLTVSPCPAPYAPILK, translated from the exons atGGAAGTCTGTCATATACACGGTAAAGGCTTTTTATCTCCAATTCGttcttcgtcttcttcgtcgtcttcttcttcttcacatcgTCCTCTCTCGGTTCTCTCTAGAGTTTCAATCTCAGCTCGGAGTAACCCTCGGCTCGTGTCTTCCTTTCGCTCGGTTCGCCGAAGAAATTTGTGCTCGGCATGCAGATTCGATACCTTGGTAGCTGGGAAAGATGAGAAGCCAAAGCACGGGGAAGTTGTGAGCAAGAAAGAGGAGGAGTTTGGGGACTTGAAGTCTTGGATGCACAAGAATGGGCTCCCTCCTTGCAAGGTTGTGCTCAAGGAGAGGCCTTCGCACAATGAGAAGCATAGGCCTATCCATTACGTCGCTGCGAGCGAAGATCTTCAG GTGGGTGATGTTGCATTCTCTGTTCCGAATTCCCTGGTCGTGACGCTTGAGAGAGTTTTGGGGAACGAGACCATTG CGGAATTATTAACTACGAACAAATTGTCGGAATTGGCATGCTTGGCATTGTATCTTATGTACGAGAAGAAGCAAGGAAAGAAGTCTTTCTGGTTCCCATACATTAGAGAGCTGGATCGTCAGCGAGGGAGGGGACAGCTTGCAGTGGAATCCCCCCTTCTATGGTCAGAAGCAGAGCTGGCTTACCTGACAGGCAGCCCCACAAGG GGTGAGGTTCTTGAAAGGGCTGAAGGAATTAAAAGGGAGTACAATGAACTTGACACTGTCTGGTTTATGGCCGGGTCTCTGTTTCAG CAATACCCATATGATATTCCTACTGAGGCCTTTACATTTGAGATATTCAAACAAGCATTTGTGGCGGTTCAGTCTTGTGTGGTACATTTACAA AAAGTTAGTTTGGCACGGAGATTTGCTTTGGTTCCTCTTGGACCCCCGTTGCTGGGTTACAGAAGTAACTGCAAGGCAATGTTAACTGCTGTTGATGGTGCTGTTGAATTAGTGGTTGACAGACCGTACAAGGCTGGAGAATCCATTGTTGTTTG GTGTGGACCACAGCCAAACTCAAAATTGCTTTTGAACTATGGTTTCGTCGATGAAGATAATCGCTATGATCGTTTGGTAATTGAg GCTGCTTTAAATACTGAGGATCCCCAATACCAGGCTAAAAGAATGGTTGCACAAAGAAATGGAAAACTATCAGTTCAAGTTTTTCAT GTGTATATGGGGAAGGAAAAAGAAGCTGTTTCGGATATGCTTCCTTACCTGCGTTTGGGATATGTTTCAGATCCTTCTGAGATGCAATCTGTTATTTCTTCTCAAGGACCTATTTGTCCA ATGAGCCCTTGTATGGAACGCGCAGTATTGGACCAACTTGTTGATTATTTTATCACACGGCTTGCTGCCTACCCTACTTCGCTGGACGAAGATGAGTTTTTG TTGGCGGACAGCAATCTGAACCCAAAGAAGCGAGTTGCTACTCAGCTCGTTaagttggaaaagaaaatgcTTAATGCATGCCAGCAGGCAGCAGTTGATTTGATAGACCAGTTACCAGATCTCACTGTATCGCCATGCCCAGCTCCTTATGCCCCTATATTGAAATAA
- the LOC118343660 gene encoding protein TPLATE-like isoform X1, which translates to MDILFAQIQADLRSNDALRQTGALLQALQQSAAGRDISVLAKSAVEEIVASPASAVSKKLAFDLIRSTRLTADLWDTVCSGVRNDLDFPDPDVIAAAVSILAALPSHRLGKLIADSSKEIESCFASPSDNLRFSITETLGCILARDDVVTLCENSVNLLDRVSNWWTRIGQNMLDKSDNVSKVAFESMGRLFQEFDSKRMSRLAGDKLVDSENSLAIRSNWVSSMVDFVWKRRNALMARSLVLPVESFKATVFPIVYAVKAVASGSVEVIRKLSKSSSGGTNGRTVVDSNAERLVGVSDVVSHLAPFLASSLDPALIFEVAINMLYLADVPGGKPEWASQSTIAILTLWDREEFSSARESIVRAVVTNLHLLDLHMQVSLFKRLLLMVRNLRAESDRMHALACVCRTALCVDLFAKESVRRGQKPLAGTDIASLFEDTRIKDDLNSVTSKSLFREELVASLVESCFQLSLPLPEQKNSGMESRVIGALAYGTGYGALNWTEPALEVVEVCRPCVKWDCDGRTYAIDCYLKLLVRLCHIYDTRGGVKTVKGGASQDQILNETRLQNLQRELVKDLREVNTPRVCARIVWAIAEHIDLEGLDPLLADDPDDPLNIIIANMHKVLFNIDSSADTTNRLQDVQAVLLCAQRLGSRHPRAGQLLTKELEEFRTIGLADSVNKHQCRLILQRLKYVASHLESRWAGVSEARGDYPFSHHKLTVQFYEASAAQDRKLEGLVHKAILELWRPDPSELTLLLTKGVDSTLLKVPPTAITLTGSSDPCYVEAYHLADSGDGRITLHLKVLNLTELELNRVDIRVGLSGALYFMDGSPQAIRQLRNLVSQDPVPSSVTVGVSHFERCALWVQVLYYPFYGSGAAGDYEGDYAEEDPQIMRQKRSLRPELGEPVILRCQPYKIPLTELLLPHKISPVEFFRLWPSLPAIMEYTGTYTYEGSGFKATAAQQYGASPFLSGLKSLSSKPFHRVCSHIIRTVAGFQLCFAAKTWYGGFLGMMIFGASEVSRNVDLGDETTTMMCKFVVRASDASITKEIGSDLQGWLDDLTDGGVEYIPEDEVKVAAAERLRISIERIALLKAAQPRPKTPKSDDEEEENEGEDEEEDEDKKKKKKEDKKDGEEDGKTKGPSTLSKLTAEEAEHRALQAAVLQEWHILCKERNRS; encoded by the exons ATGGATATTCTCTTCGCCCAGATCCAAGCGGACCTCCGCTCCAATGACGCTCTCCGACAGACCGGCGCTCTCCTCCAGGCCCTCCAGCAATCTGCTGCCGGCCGCGACATTTCCGTCCTCGCCAAGTCCGCCGTGGAGGAAATCGTGGCTTCCCCGGCTTCTGCCGTGTCCAAGAAGCTCGCCTTCGACCTCATCCGCTCCACCCGCCTCACTGCCGACCTATGGGACACCGTCTGCTCCGGTGTCCGCAACGATCTTGACTTTCCCGATCCCGACGTCATCGCCGCCGCCGTTTCTATCCTCGCTGCGTTACCCTCCCATCGCCTCGGCAAGCTCATCGCCGATTCAAGCAAGGAGATCGAGAGCTGCTTCGCCTCTCCGAGCGATAATCTCCGCTTCTCCATCACGGAAACCCTAGGTTGCATCCTCGCCCGCGACGATGTCGTCACGCTTTGCGAGAACAGTGTGAACCTCCTCGACAGGGTCTCCAATTGGTGGACCCGTATTGGCCAGAACATGCTCGATAAATCGGACAACGTCTCGAAGGTCGCGTTCGAGTCCATGGGCAGGTTGTTCCAGGAGTTCGATTCGAAGAGAATGAGCAGACTGGCGGGTGATAAGCTAGTCGATAGTGAGAACTCGCTTGCGATTCGGTCGAATTGGGTTTCGTCGATGGTGGACTTCGTGTGGAAGAGGCGGAACGCGTTGATGGCGAGGTCCTTGGTCCTACCAGTCGAGAGTTTCAAGGCCACGGTGTTTCCTATCGTCTATGCGGTGAAGGCCGTGGCTTCGGGTTCTGTCGAGGTCATTCGAAAGCTATCTAAGTCTTCATCTGGTGGCACCAATGGGAGGACTGTTGTGGATTCGAATGCTGAAAGGTTGGTCGGAGTTTCCGACGTGGTTTCGCATCTGGCGCCGTTCTTAGCGTCGTCGTTGGACCCAGCTTTGATTTTCGAAGTGGCGATTAATATGTTGTATTTGGCCGATGTGCCTGGAGGGAAGCCGGAATGGGCTTCGCAGTCGACTATTGCGATTCTCACGCTTTGGGATAGGGAGGAATTCTCGTCTGCAAGAGAGAGTATTGTCAGGGCTGTTGTTACGAATCTACACCTCCTCGATCTTCATATGCAG GTTTCATTGTTTAAGAGGCTGCTTCTTATGGTAAGAAACTTGAGGGCAGAATCAGAccgcatgcatgccttggcatGTGTTTGTAGGACAGCTCTCTGTGTTGATCTTTTTGCAAAGGAAAGCGTTCGAAGAGGTCAGAAACCTCTAGCAGGAACTGATATTGCTTCTCTTTTTGAGGACACAAGAATAAAAGATGATCTTAATAGTGTTACGAGTAAAAGCTTATTTAGGGAGGAGTTAGTGGCATCCCTGGTGGAAAGTTGCTTTCAGCTGTCTCTACCTTTGCCTGAACAAAAGAACTCGGGTATGGAGAGCAGGGTCATTGGAGCTTTAGCATATGGAACTGGCTATGGTGCACTAAATTGGACAGAGCCTGCATTGGAAGTGGTGGAAGTTTGTAGACCTTGTGTCAAATGGGACTGTGATGGCCGAACCTATGCAATTGATTGCTACCTGAAGTTGCTCGTTAGGTTGTGCCATATCTATGATACAAGGGGAGGTGTAAAAACAGTTAAAGGTGGTGCTTCTCAGGATCAGATTTTAAATGAGACAAGGTTGCAGAACTTGCAGCGTGAACTTGTGAAAGACCTACGCGAG GTGAATACCCCTAGAGTATGTGCCCGCATTGTTTGGGCTATTGCAGAACACATAGATCTAGAAGGATTGGATCCACTTCTAGCTGATGATCCTGATGATCCGCTTAACATAATTATAGCAAATATGCATAAAGTTTTGTTCAACATAGATTCATCTGCTGATACCACGAATAGGCTTCAAGATGTTCAGGCTGTTCTTTTATGTGCTCAGCGGTTGGGTTCACGTCACCCAAGGGCAGGGCAGTTACTGACTAAAGAACTTGAAGAGTTTAGAACCATTGGTTTGGCTGATTCTGTCAACAAGCATCAGTGCCGCTTAATATTGCAGAGACTCAAATATGTTGCAAGTCATCTAGAGAGCAG GTGGGCAGGGGTTAGTGAAGCCAGAGGAGATTACCCATTTAGCCACCACAAACTAACTGTTCAGTTTTATGAGGCATCTGCTGCTCAGGATAGAAAGTTGGAAGGATTGGTTCACAAGGCTATTTTAGAGCTATGGAGGCCTGACCCTAGTGAATTAACTCTTTTGCTGACTAAAGGAGTCGACTCTACTCTACTGAAGGTTCCTCCAACTGCAATAACTTTGACCGGTAGCAGTGATCCATGCTATGTTGAAGCATACCATTTAGCTGATTCGGGTGATGGAAGGATCACTCTTCATTTAAAG GTCTTAAATTTAACAGAACTTGAACTGAATCGGGTGGACATTCGAGTTGGGTTATCTGGTGCATTATATTTTATGGATGGGTCTCCTCAAGCAATTCGGCAACTGCGTAATCTTGTTTCACAG GATCCAGTACCCAGCAGTGTGACAGTGGGTGTATCCCATTTTGAGAGATGTGCCCTTTGGGTTCAAGTATTATACTATCCATTCTATGGGAGTGGTGCTGCAGGAGATTATGAGGGTGACTATGCAGAGGAGGATCCACAAATCATGAGACAAAAGAGAAGCTTAAGACCAGAACTGGGAGAGCCTGTGATTTTGAGATGTCAACCTTACAAAATTCCACTCACTGAGCTTCTTTTGCCCCATAAAATCTCTCCTGTTGAATTTTTCCGTCTATGGCCTAGTTTGCCTGCTATAATGGAGTACACAGGTACATATACATATGAAGGAAGTGGCTTCAAGGCTACAGCTGCACAACAGTATGGCGCATCGCCTTTCTTAAGTGGACTGAAATCTCTGTCATCTAAGCCATTCCACAGAGTTTGTTCACATATTATCCGGACGGTGGCAGGGTTTCAG CTTTGTTTTGCTGCAAAAACTTGGTATGGGGGCTTCTTGGGCATGATGATATTTGGGGCCAGTGAAGTGAGCAGAAATGTAGATTTGGGAGATGAGACAACTACCATGATGTGCAAATTTGTGGTTCGAGCTTCTGATGCATCAATTACAAAGGAGATTGGATCAGACCTACAGGGATGGTTAGATGACCTTACTGATGGGGGTGTGGAATACATCCCTGAAGATGAAGTGAAGGTGGCTGCTGCTGAGAGGCTTAGGATCTCAATTGAACGAATTGCCTTACTAAAGGCAGCCCAACCTCGACCAAAGACTCCTAAATCGGATGatgaagaggaggagaatgaaggggaagatgaagaggaagatgaggataaaaagaagaaaaagaaggaagacaAGAAAGATGGCGAGGAAGATGGAAAAACAAAGGGACCTTCAACCCTGTCGAAGTTAACTGCAGAGGAGGCTGAACATCGTGCTCTTCAAGCTGCAGTACTCCAGGAGTGGCACATTCTGTGTAAAGAGAGGAACCGGAGTTAA
- the LOC118343660 gene encoding protein TPLATE-like isoform X2: protein MDILFAQIQADLRSNDALRQTGALLQALQQSAAGRDISVLAKSAVEEIVASPASAVSKKLAFDLIRSTRLTADLWDTVCSGVRNDLDFPDPDVIAAAVSILAALPSHRLGKLIADSSKEIESCFASPSDNLRFSITETLGCILARDDVVTLCENSVNLLDRVSNWWTRIGQNMLDKSDNVSKVAFESMGRLFQEFDSKRMSRLAGDKLVDSENSLAIRSNWVSSMVDFVWKRRNALMARSLVLPVESFKATVFPIVYAVKAVASGSVEVIRKLSKSSSGGTNGRTVVDSNAERLVGVSDVVSHLAPFLASSLDPALIFEVAINMLYLADVPGGKPEWASQSTIAILTLWDREEFSSARESIVRAVVTNLHLLDLHMQVSLFKRLLLMVRNLRAESDRMHALACVCRTALCVDLFAKESVRRGQKPLAGTDIASLFEDTRIKDDLNSVTSKSLFREELVASLVESCFQLSLPLPEQKNSGMESRVIGALAYGTGYGALNWTEPALEVVEVCRPCVKWDCDGRTYAIDCYLKLLVRLCHIYDTRGGVKTVKGGASQDQILNETRLQNLQRELVKDLREVNTPRVCARIVWAIAEHIDLEGLDPLLADDPDDPLNIIIANMHKVLFNIDSSADTTNRLQDVQAVLLCAQRLGSRHPRAGQLLTKELEEFRTIGLADSVNKHQCRLILQRLKYVASHLESRWAGVSEARGDYPFSHHKLTVQFYEASAAQDRKLEGLVHKAILELWRPDPSELTLLLTKGVDSTLLKVPPTAITLTGSSDPCYVEAYHLADSGDGRITLHLKVLNLTELELNRVDIRVGLSGALYFMDGSPQAIRQLRNLVSQDPVPSSVTVGVSHFERCALWVQVLYYPFYGSGAAGDYEGDYAEEDPQIMRQKRSLRPELGEPVILRCQPYKIPLTELLLPHKISPVEFFRLWPSLPAIMEYTGTYTYEGSGFKATAAQQYGASPFLSGLKSLSSKPFHRVCSHIIRTVAGFQWLLVCAILLEHIVERDLPVNSPTWNSFVLLQKLGMGASWA from the exons ATGGATATTCTCTTCGCCCAGATCCAAGCGGACCTCCGCTCCAATGACGCTCTCCGACAGACCGGCGCTCTCCTCCAGGCCCTCCAGCAATCTGCTGCCGGCCGCGACATTTCCGTCCTCGCCAAGTCCGCCGTGGAGGAAATCGTGGCTTCCCCGGCTTCTGCCGTGTCCAAGAAGCTCGCCTTCGACCTCATCCGCTCCACCCGCCTCACTGCCGACCTATGGGACACCGTCTGCTCCGGTGTCCGCAACGATCTTGACTTTCCCGATCCCGACGTCATCGCCGCCGCCGTTTCTATCCTCGCTGCGTTACCCTCCCATCGCCTCGGCAAGCTCATCGCCGATTCAAGCAAGGAGATCGAGAGCTGCTTCGCCTCTCCGAGCGATAATCTCCGCTTCTCCATCACGGAAACCCTAGGTTGCATCCTCGCCCGCGACGATGTCGTCACGCTTTGCGAGAACAGTGTGAACCTCCTCGACAGGGTCTCCAATTGGTGGACCCGTATTGGCCAGAACATGCTCGATAAATCGGACAACGTCTCGAAGGTCGCGTTCGAGTCCATGGGCAGGTTGTTCCAGGAGTTCGATTCGAAGAGAATGAGCAGACTGGCGGGTGATAAGCTAGTCGATAGTGAGAACTCGCTTGCGATTCGGTCGAATTGGGTTTCGTCGATGGTGGACTTCGTGTGGAAGAGGCGGAACGCGTTGATGGCGAGGTCCTTGGTCCTACCAGTCGAGAGTTTCAAGGCCACGGTGTTTCCTATCGTCTATGCGGTGAAGGCCGTGGCTTCGGGTTCTGTCGAGGTCATTCGAAAGCTATCTAAGTCTTCATCTGGTGGCACCAATGGGAGGACTGTTGTGGATTCGAATGCTGAAAGGTTGGTCGGAGTTTCCGACGTGGTTTCGCATCTGGCGCCGTTCTTAGCGTCGTCGTTGGACCCAGCTTTGATTTTCGAAGTGGCGATTAATATGTTGTATTTGGCCGATGTGCCTGGAGGGAAGCCGGAATGGGCTTCGCAGTCGACTATTGCGATTCTCACGCTTTGGGATAGGGAGGAATTCTCGTCTGCAAGAGAGAGTATTGTCAGGGCTGTTGTTACGAATCTACACCTCCTCGATCTTCATATGCAG GTTTCATTGTTTAAGAGGCTGCTTCTTATGGTAAGAAACTTGAGGGCAGAATCAGAccgcatgcatgccttggcatGTGTTTGTAGGACAGCTCTCTGTGTTGATCTTTTTGCAAAGGAAAGCGTTCGAAGAGGTCAGAAACCTCTAGCAGGAACTGATATTGCTTCTCTTTTTGAGGACACAAGAATAAAAGATGATCTTAATAGTGTTACGAGTAAAAGCTTATTTAGGGAGGAGTTAGTGGCATCCCTGGTGGAAAGTTGCTTTCAGCTGTCTCTACCTTTGCCTGAACAAAAGAACTCGGGTATGGAGAGCAGGGTCATTGGAGCTTTAGCATATGGAACTGGCTATGGTGCACTAAATTGGACAGAGCCTGCATTGGAAGTGGTGGAAGTTTGTAGACCTTGTGTCAAATGGGACTGTGATGGCCGAACCTATGCAATTGATTGCTACCTGAAGTTGCTCGTTAGGTTGTGCCATATCTATGATACAAGGGGAGGTGTAAAAACAGTTAAAGGTGGTGCTTCTCAGGATCAGATTTTAAATGAGACAAGGTTGCAGAACTTGCAGCGTGAACTTGTGAAAGACCTACGCGAG GTGAATACCCCTAGAGTATGTGCCCGCATTGTTTGGGCTATTGCAGAACACATAGATCTAGAAGGATTGGATCCACTTCTAGCTGATGATCCTGATGATCCGCTTAACATAATTATAGCAAATATGCATAAAGTTTTGTTCAACATAGATTCATCTGCTGATACCACGAATAGGCTTCAAGATGTTCAGGCTGTTCTTTTATGTGCTCAGCGGTTGGGTTCACGTCACCCAAGGGCAGGGCAGTTACTGACTAAAGAACTTGAAGAGTTTAGAACCATTGGTTTGGCTGATTCTGTCAACAAGCATCAGTGCCGCTTAATATTGCAGAGACTCAAATATGTTGCAAGTCATCTAGAGAGCAG GTGGGCAGGGGTTAGTGAAGCCAGAGGAGATTACCCATTTAGCCACCACAAACTAACTGTTCAGTTTTATGAGGCATCTGCTGCTCAGGATAGAAAGTTGGAAGGATTGGTTCACAAGGCTATTTTAGAGCTATGGAGGCCTGACCCTAGTGAATTAACTCTTTTGCTGACTAAAGGAGTCGACTCTACTCTACTGAAGGTTCCTCCAACTGCAATAACTTTGACCGGTAGCAGTGATCCATGCTATGTTGAAGCATACCATTTAGCTGATTCGGGTGATGGAAGGATCACTCTTCATTTAAAG GTCTTAAATTTAACAGAACTTGAACTGAATCGGGTGGACATTCGAGTTGGGTTATCTGGTGCATTATATTTTATGGATGGGTCTCCTCAAGCAATTCGGCAACTGCGTAATCTTGTTTCACAG GATCCAGTACCCAGCAGTGTGACAGTGGGTGTATCCCATTTTGAGAGATGTGCCCTTTGGGTTCAAGTATTATACTATCCATTCTATGGGAGTGGTGCTGCAGGAGATTATGAGGGTGACTATGCAGAGGAGGATCCACAAATCATGAGACAAAAGAGAAGCTTAAGACCAGAACTGGGAGAGCCTGTGATTTTGAGATGTCAACCTTACAAAATTCCACTCACTGAGCTTCTTTTGCCCCATAAAATCTCTCCTGTTGAATTTTTCCGTCTATGGCCTAGTTTGCCTGCTATAATGGAGTACACAGGTACATATACATATGAAGGAAGTGGCTTCAAGGCTACAGCTGCACAACAGTATGGCGCATCGCCTTTCTTAAGTGGACTGAAATCTCTGTCATCTAAGCCATTCCACAGAGTTTGTTCACATATTATCCGGACGGTGGCAGGGTTTCAG TGGCTTTTGGTCTGTGCTATTTTATTGGAGCATATAGTTGAAAGAGACTTACCTGTTAATTCACCGACTTGGAACAGCTTTGTTTTGCTGCAAAAACTTGGTATGGGGGCTTCTTGGGCATGA
- the LOC109009180 gene encoding phosducin-like protein 3 produces the protein MADYHFVYKDVEGASTQWDDIQRKLGNLPPKPPAFKPPSFTPAQEESSLPKDKSWIDDRTEEELEELQDDPDLDDDRFLEEYRKKRLAEIREEAKIARFGSVISITGSDFVREVSQAPPDVWVVVILYKEGIPECALLMQCLEELATRYSSTKFVKIISTDCIPNYPDRNLPTLLVYNNGAVKANYVGLYSFGRRCTPEGVALVLCQSDPVLNDGQSGGDMSRKAVLEGVRKRLIEKVVKDHEDDDNDGSSSD, from the exons ATGGCGGACTATCACTTCGTGTACAAGGACGTGGAGGGCGCGTCGACTCAGTGGGACGACATTCAACGGAAGCTCGGGAATTTACCGCCGAAACCCCCAGCGTTCAAGCCCCCATCCTTCACGCCCGCCCAGGAAGAATCCTCTCTCCCAAAAGATAAGTCCTGGATCGATGATAGAACCGAGGAGGAGCTCGAGGAACTCCAAGACGATCCAGATCTCGACGATGACCGATTCCTCGAGGAGTACAG GAAAAAGAGGTTGGCCGAGATAAGGGAAGAAGCTAAGATAGCAAGGTTTGGATCGGTGATCTCCATTACGGGGTCAGATTTTGTGCGAGAGGTTTCACAAGCTCCGCCTGATGTTTGGGTTGTCGTTATCCTCTACAAAGAAGG AATCCCGGAGTGTGCACTGCTAATGCAATGCTTGGAAGAATTGGCGACGAGGTACTCGTCCACAAAATTTGTTAAGATAATATCGACAGATTGCATCCCTAACTACCCGGATCGTAATCTTCCTACTCTATTAGTATACAACAATGGTGCAGTGAAAGCAAATTACGTGGGCTTGTATAGTTTTGGCCGCAGATGCACACCTGAAG GTGTTGCATTGGTTCTCTGCCAATCAGATCCCGTGCTTAATGATGGCCAGAGTGGGGGTGATATGTCAAGAAAAGCTGTGTTAGAAGGAGTTCGCAAGAGGCTCATAGAGAAAGTTGTGAAAGATCATGAAGATGACGACAATGATGGATCTTCGAGTGATTAG
- the LOC109009178 gene encoding 50S ribosomal protein L13, translated as MASQAAVSFSGNVKKALAGLRRINLEGLRWRVFDAKGQVLGRLASQISTVIQGKDKPTYAPNRDDGDMCIVLNAKDVCVTGRKLTDKFYRWHTGYVGHLKERSLKDQLAKDPTEVIRKAVLRMLPRNKLRDDRDRKLRIFADGEHPFGDRPLEQYIMPPRRVREMRPRARRALIRAQKKAELQQESANETRKGKRKEVKAYVSS; from the exons ATGGCAAGCCAAGCAGCTGTTTCTTTTAGTGGCAACGTGAAG AAAGCACTTGCTGGGCTGAGACGTATAAATCTGGAAGGTCTGCGTTGGAGGGTATTTGATGCCAAAGGCCAG GTCCTTGGAAGATTGGCATCCCAAATATCCACTGTGATTCAGGGGAAGGATAAGCCAACATACGCTCCAAATCGTGATGATGGGGACATGTGTATTGTGCTTAATGCAAAGGATGTCTGTGTCACTGGAAGGAAACTCACAGACAAGTTTTATCGTTGGCATACCGG GTATGTGGGCCACCTCAAGGAAAGGAGTTTAAAGGACCAGCTAGCTAAAGATCCTACAGAAGTAATCCGCAAAGCTGTTTTGCGCATGCTTCCAAGAAACAAATTGCGTGAT GATAGAGATCGAAAACTGAGGATATTTGCTGATGGTGAGCACCCCTTTGGTGATAGGCCCCTTGAACAATACATCATGCCTCCTCGAAGAGTTCGGGAAATGCGACCACGTGCAAGGCGTGCACTGATTCGAGCTCAGAAAAAGGCTGAACTGCAACAAGAGAGTGCTAATGAGACTAGAAAAGGTAAAAGGAAAGAAGTCAAAGCCTACGTGAGTTCGTAA